One Actinoplanes missouriensis 431 DNA segment encodes these proteins:
- a CDS encoding permease-like cell division protein FtsX — protein sequence MTPTLRDHFDRAVGDDPGAALGDLARTAILDGGRLRRRRQLVTAGVAAGLVAILGAGAGAAVSLRDDTARPPITLAAAMMPRTAPACVPHPVDTDATDAAVFLTDELTGGRASAVETALRADPRVAAVEFESRAEAYRKFTALWADSPDFVAAVDPAQIPESFRLRLVEPGQYTALQADYSAMPGVQLVSGRRCTADAPVGGLL from the coding sequence GTGACACCGACCCTGCGAGACCACTTCGACCGGGCGGTCGGTGACGACCCCGGCGCCGCGCTCGGCGACCTGGCGCGGACCGCCATCCTCGACGGCGGCCGGCTGCGGCGCCGCCGGCAGCTGGTCACCGCGGGCGTGGCGGCCGGACTGGTCGCGATCCTCGGCGCCGGGGCCGGTGCCGCGGTGAGCCTGCGGGACGACACGGCACGGCCGCCGATCACCCTGGCGGCGGCGATGATGCCGAGGACCGCGCCGGCCTGCGTGCCGCACCCGGTCGACACCGACGCCACGGACGCGGCGGTCTTCCTCACCGACGAGCTGACCGGCGGGCGGGCGTCAGCGGTGGAGACCGCGCTGCGCGCCGATCCGCGGGTCGCCGCCGTGGAATTCGAGAGCCGCGCGGAGGCGTACCGGAAGTTCACGGCCTTGTGGGCCGACTCGCCGGACTTCGTCGCCGCCGTCGACCCCGCCCAGATCCCCGAGTCGTTCCGGCTGCGCCTGGTCGAACCCGGGCAGTACACCGCGCTGCAGGCGGACTACAGCGCGATGCCCGGTGTCCAGCTGGTCAGCGGCCGCCGGTGCACGGCCGACGCCCCGGTCGGTGGGCTGCTGTGA